A window of Gouania willdenowi chromosome 12, fGouWil2.1, whole genome shotgun sequence contains these coding sequences:
- the LOC114473646 gene encoding cilia- and flagella-associated protein 53-like isoform X2 — MERQSHSSALALFESDLQERRQRLKEQLQAEEQNFIQELQKKKEVEKEEEKKKRRERVIELRERREREREQLVTHKLEQLFRQSSEQRDIETTLRQQQGWAELQAQVKQRKEACDWRMKEQRAFEELWESDRRAKEERHRREEEERRERQTQLQHELRLQREERKRQSLDGDETKLQKV; from the exons tctcACAGCTCGGCGCTTGCTCTGTTTGAATCAGATCTGCAGGAGCGAAGACAaag GCTGAAGGAGCAGCTGCAGGCAGAAGAACAGAACTTTATTCAGGAGctgcagaagaagaaggaggtggaaaaagaggaagagaagaagaagaggagagaGCGGGTGATCGAGCTGAGAGAGcgaagggagagagagagagagcagctgGTTACACACAAACTGGAACAACTGttcag GCAGAGCTCGGAGCAGCGTGACATTGAGACGACCCTGAGGCAGCAGCAggggtgggcggagcttcaggCTCAGGTGAAGCAGAGAAAGGAGGCGTGTGATTGGAGGATGAAGGAGCAGCGTGCGTTTGAGGAGCTGTGGGAGTCTGACAGGAGAGCCAAGGAGGAGCGCCacaggagggaggaggaggagaggagggagaGACAAACTCAGCTCCAGCACGAGCTGCGTCTGCAGAGAGAAGAG aGGAAACGTCAGAGTTTGGATGGAGACGAAACAAAGCTTCAGAAGGTTTGA